The Porphyrobacter sp. HT-58-2 genome segment ATTCGCGCCGCGCCCTGCGACCAGCGCCGCCTGATCCTCTTGAGCACCGGCATAGGCGTGGGCGAGGTTCGAGCACGAGACGGCATTGCGCTCACCCATGTTGTCGCCTTCGCGGCGGATCAGATCGAGATAGGCGCTGCGGGTAGGCTTTGACCGTTCGATCACCCGCTGCGTCACCTTGTGCAGGGTGTCGTGAAGGGGCTTACTCATGCCAGGTTACTCCGTCGCGTTCTGCCAGCGCGATGGCCGCGCTTGGCCCCCAGCTGCCGGCGGTATAGGTCTTGGGGGTCAGGCCTTCCTCGCTCCACAGGCTGCGGATCGCATCGACCCATTCCCACTGCGCTTCCACCTCGTCACGGCGGACGAACAGAGTCTGGTCGCCCTCGACCAGATCGAGCAGCAGGCGTTCATAGGCAATCCGCCGCACCGCGCCGGTGAAGGCATCGGGCATGGCAATGTTGAGCGGCACGGAGCGCAACCGGATGCCCTCACGGTCCAGACCCGGCACCTTGGCCATCAGCGAAAGGGTGATGTTCTCTTCGGGCTGGATGCCGATCACGAGCCGGTTGGGCTGCATCGTCGCGCCCTTTCCGGCGAAGATCGAGTGCGGCACTTGAGCGAACTGGATCACGATCTCGGTCACGCGCTTGGGCAGGCGCTTGCCGGTGCGCAGGTAGAACGGCACGCCCTTCCAGCGCCAGTTGTCGACATGCGCCTTGATCGCGACGAAGGTCTCGGTGCCTGATTCCTTGCCCAGTTCCTCGTCATAGCCCGGCACCGCCGCGCCATTGATGGCCCCGGCGCGATATTGCCCTGTGACAGTCTCGCCGCTTTCGACCGGACGCAGGGCGCGCAGCACCTTGACCTTTTCATCGCGCACCGCGGTCGCATCGAAATGGGCCGGTGGCTCCATCGCCACGAGCGCGAGCAGTTGCAGCATATGGTTCTGCACCATGTCGCGGATCGCGCCGGCATCGTCGTAGAAGGCAACGCGCCCTTCGAGGCCGACCGTCTCGGCGACCGTGATCTGCACATGGTCGATGTGGGCGGCATTCCACAGCGGTTCGAACATGATGTTGGCGAACCGCAGTGCCAGCAGGTTCTGCACCGTTTCCTTGCCGAGATAGTGGTCGATCCGGAAGATGCGGCTTTCGGGAAATGCCCCCGCCACCGCATCATTGATCTCGCGGCTGCTCGCCAGATCGGTGCCGAGCGGCTTTTCGAGGCACATGCGCACATTCTCGCCCGTCAGCCCCGCCGATTGCAGCCCCTTGATGGTGGGGCCGAACAGGCTCGGCGCGGTCGAGAGGAAGATCGCGAGGCCGCGCGCAGGCGTGCCGACCTTCTTCGCCAGATCGTCGTAACCTTCCAGCGTGGTCGCATCGAGCGTCTGGTAGACGAGGCGGTTGAGGAACCCCGCCATGCGCCCGCGGCGTTCGGCGGGGAGATACTTCTCCAGCGCCGCGCGGGCGAAATTGCGGTATTCGCTGTCGCTCATGCTGCTGCGCGCGGTGCCGATGATCTTGAGATCGGGCGCAAGCAGCCCGTCGGCGTCGAGCGCGAACAGGCTCGGCAGCAGCATGCGCTGGGCAAGGTCGCCGGTGGCTCCGAACAGCAGCAGGCGGTCAGCGGTGAAGCTCATGCAAATGGCCCTTTTCCTCGTGCGCCCTACCTAGGCGCACGGGGAATTATCCGCCAGTGGGCGCATACTTATTCAAATGCGCTGGCGACCTCCGGCCCGTCTGCA includes the following:
- the zwf gene encoding glucose-6-phosphate dehydrogenase; translated protein: MSFTADRLLLFGATGDLAQRMLLPSLFALDADGLLAPDLKIIGTARSSMSDSEYRNFARAALEKYLPAERRGRMAGFLNRLVYQTLDATTLEGYDDLAKKVGTPARGLAIFLSTAPSLFGPTIKGLQSAGLTGENVRMCLEKPLGTDLASSREINDAVAGAFPESRIFRIDHYLGKETVQNLLALRFANIMFEPLWNAAHIDHVQITVAETVGLEGRVAFYDDAGAIRDMVQNHMLQLLALVAMEPPAHFDATAVRDEKVKVLRALRPVESGETVTGQYRAGAINGAAVPGYDEELGKESGTETFVAIKAHVDNWRWKGVPFYLRTGKRLPKRVTEIVIQFAQVPHSIFAGKGATMQPNRLVIGIQPEENITLSLMAKVPGLDREGIRLRSVPLNIAMPDAFTGAVRRIAYERLLLDLVEGDQTLFVRRDEVEAQWEWVDAIRSLWSEEGLTPKTYTAGSWGPSAAIALAERDGVTWHE